In one window of Meiothermus sp. DNA:
- the bshA gene encoding N-acetyl-alpha-D-glucosaminyl L-malate synthase BshA, whose amino-acid sequence MRIGVVCYPGLGGSGIVASELADRLARRGHRVFLFATELPMRLPEDSPVQFMPVEVPSYPVFPAPLYTLALAGALERAIREEHLELIHTHYAIPHAVAAKLATEGRIPLVHTLHGTDVTLLGIDPAYQTLTSKALQKASAVTAVSQNLAQQAQRTFGVNPQVIYNAVDAERFRPNPGAKRFYAAQDEFLLVHASNFRAVKRVGDIIHVFAKIRQKLRARLVLVGTGPERAEALSIAHSLGVDDSVTSLATAKNPEEVIGAADVFLLASEYEGFGQSGLEALACGVPVVATRVGGIPEWLTPEVGRQVEFGDLEAFAQTVVELLSSPHLAQMREAARQYAQAHFNPETITDQYERVYALAMQGKTLEPSET is encoded by the coding sequence ATGCGGATCGGGGTGGTGTGTTATCCGGGTCTGGGCGGGAGCGGAATTGTGGCCTCGGAGCTGGCCGACCGGCTGGCTCGAAGGGGGCACCGGGTTTTCTTGTTTGCTACTGAGCTTCCCATGCGCTTGCCGGAGGACAGCCCGGTGCAGTTTATGCCGGTAGAGGTACCCAGTTATCCTGTTTTTCCGGCCCCTCTATACACCCTGGCCCTGGCGGGGGCTTTGGAGCGGGCCATCCGGGAGGAGCACCTGGAGCTCATCCACACCCACTACGCCATCCCCCACGCCGTTGCGGCCAAGCTGGCCACCGAAGGCCGCATTCCCCTGGTTCACACCCTTCACGGCACGGACGTAACTTTGTTGGGGATCGACCCGGCCTACCAGACCCTCACCAGTAAGGCGCTACAAAAAGCCAGCGCGGTGACCGCAGTTTCGCAGAACCTGGCCCAGCAAGCCCAGCGTACTTTTGGGGTGAACCCACAGGTAATCTACAATGCCGTGGACGCCGAGCGCTTTCGACCCAACCCCGGAGCTAAGCGCTTCTATGCCGCCCAGGACGAGTTTCTGCTGGTTCATGCCTCCAACTTCCGGGCCGTTAAGCGGGTAGGGGACATCATCCATGTGTTTGCCAAAATCCGCCAGAAACTCAGGGCTCGGCTGGTGCTGGTGGGCACCGGGCCGGAGCGGGCCGAGGCACTCTCGATCGCCCATAGCCTGGGGGTGGACGACAGCGTGACCTCGCTGGCTACGGCCAAAAACCCCGAAGAAGTGATTGGCGCAGCAGACGTGTTCTTGCTGGCCTCGGAGTATGAGGGCTTTGGACAGTCGGGCCTCGAGGCCCTGGCCTGCGGGGTTCCGGTGGTGGCAACCCGCGTGGGGGGTATTCCCGAATGGTTGACGCCAGAGGTGGGGCGCCAGGTGGAGTTTGGCGACCTGGAAGCCTTTGCCCAGACAGTAGTGGAACTTTTGTCTTCACCCCATCTGGCGCAGATGCGCGAAGCCGCTCGACAGTATGCCCAGGCCCATTTCAATCCCGAAACGATTACCGACCAATACGAAAGGGTGTATGCGTTGGCTATGCAGGGCAAAACCCTCGAGCCCAGCGAAACATAG